One Sphingomicrobium sp. XHP0239 DNA segment encodes these proteins:
- a CDS encoding acetyl/propionyl/methylcrotonyl-CoA carboxylase subunit alpha, with amino-acid sequence MFSKLLIANRGEIACRIMRTARKMGVATVAVYSDADADALHVRSADEAIRIGPAPSSESYLKGDAIIVAARETGAEAIHPGYGFLSENAGFAQAVIDAGLIWVGPKPDSIRAMGLKDAAKTLMADAGVPVTPGYLGEDQTPQRLAEEAKEIGYPVLIKAVAGGGGKGMRKVEREGEFLQALDSVKREATASFGNDVVILEKWIESPRHIEVQLFGDTHGTVLHLFERDCSLQRRHQKVIEEAPAPGMDEATRAKVCAAAVRAGQAVDYEGAGTVEFIADARDGLDADRIYFMEMNTRLQVEHPVTEEITGVDLVEWQLRVAAGEKLPMTQEELRIDGHAIEARLYAEDPATGFLPSTGTLDHFDLGRNQWRGKRRKRIETGVEEGDEISPHYDPMIAKLVAKGEDRDAAIETLARLIGGVEIWPVRTNAGFLLRALTHEDFVAARLDTGFIAAHEETLISDGMPSEDQWRTAAMIGMAEETPDPLAGFRLNAPPRAAIALRFKGETRTIDLAEGGETLEASGFRDDERVVLFSGGETHEFALTTRPGAGAAVGDGAIVAPMPGKVTSVAVEAGQKVSAGDRLLTLEAMKMEHALTAPFDGTVAELNASAGQQVAVDALLAVVEKAD; translated from the coding sequence ATGTTTTCCAAGCTGCTCATCGCCAACCGGGGCGAGATCGCCTGCCGCATCATGCGCACCGCGCGCAAGATGGGGGTCGCCACCGTCGCGGTCTATTCCGATGCCGACGCCGACGCGCTCCACGTCCGCAGTGCCGACGAGGCCATCCGCATCGGCCCCGCACCGAGCAGCGAAAGCTATCTGAAAGGCGACGCGATCATCGTGGCCGCGAGGGAAACGGGCGCCGAGGCGATCCACCCAGGATACGGCTTCCTGTCGGAGAATGCCGGATTCGCTCAAGCGGTGATCGACGCCGGACTGATCTGGGTCGGACCCAAACCCGACAGCATCCGCGCGATGGGATTGAAGGATGCGGCCAAGACGCTGATGGCGGACGCGGGCGTGCCGGTGACGCCAGGCTATCTCGGCGAGGACCAGACACCGCAACGGTTAGCTGAAGAAGCCAAGGAAATCGGCTATCCCGTGCTGATCAAGGCGGTCGCCGGAGGTGGTGGGAAGGGGATGCGCAAGGTCGAGCGCGAAGGAGAATTCCTACAGGCGCTCGACAGTGTCAAACGCGAGGCGACGGCGAGTTTCGGCAACGATGTCGTCATTCTGGAGAAATGGATCGAAAGTCCGCGCCATATCGAGGTGCAGCTGTTCGGCGATACGCACGGGACGGTGCTGCACCTGTTCGAGCGCGACTGTTCGCTGCAACGGCGTCATCAGAAAGTGATCGAGGAAGCGCCTGCGCCCGGCATGGACGAGGCGACGCGCGCCAAGGTGTGCGCCGCCGCGGTCAGGGCGGGGCAGGCGGTGGACTACGAGGGCGCGGGGACGGTCGAGTTCATCGCCGATGCGCGCGACGGCCTCGACGCGGATCGCATCTACTTCATGGAAATGAATACCCGGCTGCAGGTCGAACATCCGGTGACCGAGGAGATCACCGGCGTCGATCTGGTCGAGTGGCAGCTACGCGTGGCGGCGGGCGAGAAGCTTCCGATGACGCAGGAGGAATTGCGGATCGACGGTCACGCGATCGAGGCGCGCCTCTATGCCGAGGATCCCGCGACGGGTTTCCTGCCGTCGACGGGAACGCTCGATCATTTCGATCTCGGTCGCAACCAGTGGCGGGGCAAACGTCGCAAGCGGATCGAGACGGGGGTCGAGGAAGGCGACGAGATCAGCCCGCATTACGATCCCATGATCGCGAAGCTGGTAGCGAAGGGCGAGGATCGCGACGCCGCGATCGAGACGCTGGCGCGGCTGATCGGCGGGGTCGAGATCTGGCCGGTGCGGACCAACGCGGGCTTTTTGCTGCGCGCATTGACGCACGAGGATTTCGTGGCGGCCAGGCTCGATACCGGGTTCATCGCCGCGCATGAAGAAACGTTGATCTCCGACGGCATGCCGAGCGAGGATCAATGGCGTACCGCCGCGATGATCGGGATGGCCGAGGAAACGCCCGACCCGCTCGCGGGATTTCGCCTCAACGCGCCGCCGCGCGCGGCGATCGCGCTCAGGTTCAAGGGCGAGACGCGGACGATCGACCTTGCCGAAGGAGGCGAAACGCTGGAGGCGTCGGGCTTTCGCGATGACGAACGGGTGGTCCTGTTCTCGGGTGGAGAGACGCACGAATTCGCGCTGACCACACGCCCCGGCGCCGGAGCGGCGGTCGGCGACGGCGCGATCGTCGCGCCCATGCCAGGCAAGGTCACGAGCGTCGCGGTCGAGGCGGGGCAGAAGGTGAGCGCGGGCGATCGACTGCTGACGCTCGAGGCGATGAAAATGGAGCACGCGCTGACCGCGCCGTTCGACGGGACGGTCGCGGAATTGAATGCCAGCGCCGGCCAGCAGGTCGCGGTCGATGCGCTGCTGGCCGTCGTGGAAAAAGCGGACTAG
- a CDS encoding carboxyl transferase domain-containing protein, protein MSAPTLTSQSDLDSTEAKARAEHNRGLVKRLRDDVAKAALGGSEGSRERHVGRGKLLPRDRVERLLDPGAPFLEIGQLAAHDMYKDDIPGAGMIAGIGRVDGRQVMIVCNDATVKGGTYYPMTVKKHLRAQEIAQKLRLPCIYLVDSGGANLPHQAEVFPDRDHFGRIFFNQANMSAKGIPQIACVMGSCTAGGAYVPAMSDESVIVKDQGTIFLAGPPLVKAATGEEISAEDLGGGALHAKTSGVVDHLAENDEHALTIVRDIVSTLPQPEVNADLNYREPRAPKFDAEELYSIIPDDVRAPYDVHEVIARIVDASEFHEFKPLYGNTLVCGFAHIHGMPVAILANNGVIFSESAVKGAHFIELAAERKIPLLFLQNVSGFMVGGKYEAEGIAKHGAKLVTAVATAQVPKITVLIGGSFGAGNYGMAGRAYSPDFLFTWPNSRISVMGGEQAASVLATVHRDADSWSEEEAEDFKAPIRQKYEDEGNPWYATARLWDDGIIDPAQTRDVLGLAFEACLNAPIDDQPKFGVFRM, encoded by the coding sequence ATGAGCGCACCGACCCTGACCAGCCAGTCCGACCTCGACAGCACCGAAGCGAAAGCCCGCGCGGAGCATAACCGCGGCCTCGTGAAACGACTGCGCGACGATGTCGCCAAGGCGGCATTGGGCGGCAGCGAAGGTTCTCGCGAGCGGCACGTCGGGCGCGGAAAGCTGTTGCCGCGCGACCGCGTCGAGCGGCTGCTCGATCCGGGTGCGCCCTTTCTTGAGATCGGGCAGCTTGCCGCGCACGACATGTACAAGGACGACATTCCCGGCGCGGGGATGATCGCCGGGATCGGGCGGGTCGACGGGCGGCAGGTAATGATCGTCTGCAACGATGCCACCGTGAAGGGCGGCACCTATTATCCGATGACGGTGAAGAAGCATCTGCGCGCGCAGGAGATCGCGCAGAAACTCCGGCTGCCCTGCATTTATCTCGTCGATTCCGGCGGTGCGAACCTTCCGCACCAGGCAGAGGTCTTTCCCGACCGCGACCATTTCGGGCGCATCTTCTTCAACCAGGCGAACATGAGCGCGAAGGGCATCCCCCAGATCGCCTGCGTGATGGGAAGCTGCACCGCGGGCGGCGCCTATGTCCCCGCGATGAGCGATGAAAGCGTCATCGTGAAGGATCAGGGCACCATCTTTCTTGCCGGCCCGCCGCTGGTGAAAGCTGCAACGGGCGAGGAGATCAGCGCCGAGGATCTCGGTGGCGGCGCACTGCATGCCAAGACATCGGGCGTGGTCGATCACCTCGCCGAGAATGACGAACATGCGCTGACCATCGTGCGCGACATCGTCTCGACGTTGCCGCAGCCGGAGGTGAATGCCGATCTCAACTATCGCGAACCGCGAGCGCCGAAATTCGACGCGGAAGAGCTTTACTCGATCATCCCCGACGATGTGCGCGCGCCCTACGACGTGCACGAGGTCATCGCGCGGATCGTCGACGCGTCCGAGTTCCACGAATTCAAGCCGCTCTATGGCAACACACTCGTCTGCGGCTTCGCGCATATCCACGGAATGCCGGTCGCGATCCTTGCCAACAATGGGGTAATCTTCTCCGAGTCTGCCGTGAAGGGCGCGCACTTCATCGAGCTGGCCGCCGAGCGAAAGATCCCGCTCCTCTTCCTCCAGAACGTGTCGGGCTTCATGGTCGGCGGCAAGTATGAGGCGGAGGGCATCGCCAAGCACGGCGCCAAGCTCGTCACCGCGGTCGCCACCGCGCAGGTACCCAAGATCACCGTGCTGATCGGCGGCAGCTTCGGCGCGGGCAATTATGGCATGGCAGGGCGGGCCTATAGTCCCGATTTTCTTTTCACCTGGCCGAACAGCCGCATCAGCGTGATGGGCGGAGAGCAGGCAGCATCCGTCCTGGCCACCGTCCACCGCGACGCGGACAGCTGGAGCGAAGAGGAGGCCGAAGACTTCAAGGCGCCGATCCGCCAGAAATACGAGGACGAGGGCAACCCATGGTACGCCACGGCGCGGCTGTGGGACGACGGCATCATCGATCCTGCCCAGACCCGAGACGTGCTGGGCCTCGCCTTCGAAGCCTGTCTCAACGCTCCTATCGACGACCAGCCGAAATTCGGCGTCTTTAGGATGTAG
- a CDS encoding c-type cytochrome produces the protein MTDAQLKALLTEGKHPTRDDMWMMPSAIFQHLSGADVDALMAHLRTVKPMGDASPLPAPTPAFLAMVEQGVQLPVSKQMGDHRESLPKNLGPRHALGRQIATTSCAECHGAELEGVPDFTPAIADVAPMYDDAAFTKLLTTGEGLEGRELGLMGLVGREHFGYLTSKERKAVVDYAQALGAANPER, from the coding sequence ATGACCGATGCGCAATTGAAGGCGCTTCTAACCGAGGGCAAGCATCCGACCCGCGACGACATGTGGATGATGCCAAGCGCGATCTTTCAGCATCTCTCCGGCGCGGACGTGGATGCGCTGATGGCGCATCTTCGGACGGTCAAACCGATGGGTGACGCCAGCCCACTGCCTGCGCCGACGCCCGCCTTTCTGGCGATGGTCGAGCAGGGCGTTCAACTTCCGGTTTCCAAACAGATGGGCGACCATCGGGAATCACTGCCAAAGAATCTTGGTCCGCGTCACGCGCTGGGGCGTCAGATCGCGACCACCAGTTGTGCCGAATGCCACGGCGCCGAGCTCGAAGGCGTTCCCGACTTCACGCCGGCAATCGCCGACGTCGCGCCGATGTACGATGATGCCGCGTTCACGAAATTGCTGACGACCGGGGAAGGACTGGAGGGACGTGAACTTGGGCTGATGGGCTTAGTCGGCCGCGAGCATTTCGGCTATCTGACTTCAAAAGAACGCAAGGCGGTGGTCGACTATGCGCAGGCGCTCGGCGCGGCGAATCCCGAGCGATAG